The window TAATACACGAAATATCTATCAAACTCTAAAGAAGAGTTAGCCCCAAACTGCTCATGGTAGTATAAAAGATGAAATAAATGTTACTGCTAAAGTCTTAGCGAGAACAAAAGGAAACTAAAAGTGAGAGGCAAAACCTTTCTCGGTGCATATATACAGATTCACCCCTGTACCTACTTCCTATAATCTAACCTATTTCCTgttgtgtactccctctgtaaattaatataagagcgtttagataactaaaatagtgatctaaatgctcttatattagtttacggagggagtatatatcttcttattcttcatggtctatggaattTACTTTGGAGACCAAATCCATTAGACCATTAGAGCGAAATCCAAATTAACCAAAGCTTGAACAAGGAATTAGTCCCATTCCATGGGGAACGTATATATTGAGATAATCTCTACAAAGGAGGGGCCGCTCACAATATATTTCGACACCTCTCTGCCATGGCCTCCTTGGCCCATGCTGTGAGTTGGGTTTGTTTTCACAAAAGCCTAACAGGCAGCGAGAAATTCGGAACTTCTCCTCAGGATTCGCCATCAGCAGTCACGAAATTAAGCAAATAACACCCCGCGTGAATCACGACGTCGGGAACGGCATGGGCAGGAGGAAGGGCGGGAGGAACGGAGCCCGGCAAAGCGGGCAGGTGCGGTGGCCGTGAGCGGCCCAGCGGTCGAGGCAGCCAAAGTGGAAGACGTGCTGGCAGCCCCGCGGCCGGCGCACACGTGCGGCACCGTGGAAGTCACTAAGGCACACCACGCATCCCTCTGGGTGGATGGGCGTCCCGGCGCTGGTGCCGACGTTGGATACGGAGAGCTCATCGAAGCGCACCGCCGGGCAGTGCTCCTCCAGCTCCTTGAGGCCGTGGTCGTCGTGGTACtggccctggtggtggtggtggtggtggtcggcgTAGCCCAAGTCGTTGGGGTAGCCGATGCAGGCGCCTAGCAGCCACGAAGAGAGGCGGCGGAGGTGGGCAGGCCGTAAGACGAGGTTGGGCAGCAGCCTGGGCATCGCCGCCCATTAGCTAGCTGGTCACGATGGTGCAATCGAGCTAGAGAGAGATGCTTGACAGTGGCACACAAAGATTGCTCCGGCCTTTataaggagaagcagaggaagcagcTAGACATCTGTGTGCAGAGCAGCtagacatgtactccctccgtaaactaatataaaaacgtttagatCACTAATTTAGTGATCTATATGCAGAGAGAGTACCGTACAGTCGACAGACAGAGACACGTAGAGAGTGTACGTGCTTAACTAATCAGATGTTGAGGCGTGACTGGGCATAATATGCCCACCGTCGAGATTAATGCCTTGTTAATCATCGGTCGGGTGGGGTGTCGGTAGAGGCAGGCAGGTCAGGTGCGCCTGTCCATCGACTGAGGCCGGCCGGCCGGCTCATCTCATGTGTACGTGTTGGAAGCAACCAGCTTGGCAGTACGAAAAAGATGAACAAGCCGTACGTGGACATGTGTACGTGTTGGAAGCAACCAGATTGGACAGGAACTAATCAACGACTAGGAATAGGATATGTACGTGCGCATCCGGCCGGCGCTTGATTCATTTGCTGGCTGCTTGGCTTCGTACGTGCGCGCGCGCATTCCAAGAGTGAGTAGAGCATGCATAGAACGGAGAATATCGAAGACATTATCTGCGAGACAGGGGGAGCAGAGCGAACCATCCGCCTCGAAGAGATACGCTTAGCCAGGGTAATCGGGCCGTGTCGAGCCTAGCCCGCGTGCTCAGCCTAACAGCCCAAACATGGCCCAGGGTGTGCCGCATGCTGGGCATGGCCCGTTTAACCCGTGCCGTGCCTGGCCCATGGCGGGCTGTGCCAGCGTGCTCGTGGGCCAGCCTTTGGTTGGCCGGGCTTATTTGGCTAACTTCGGCTTCTGTTGTCCAGGGTTTCGATAAATatgataaaaagaaaaaaaataagtaaAATAAGACGTACACCGGTCAAGACGTACTTTGGACGACCAACTCTTGAATTTAGGTCGCGCACCGGTCAAGACGTACTTTGGATAACCAACTCTTGAATTTAGGTCGCTCACCGGTCAAGACGTACTTTGGATACATCTCCTACATCTTCGCGTCACAAGCACATCATATTGTTGTCTTCTAAAGCACACTTTAATATCTTTACTAGACGCTGGGGCGCCACCTGAGACGAACCTGTGCGCACTTATTTTGTCTCGGCACATTTGGCTGTCATGTTTCGTCCTCAGTCTCACTCATATACATCAATATGGGCGTATGCTATAACATCAGGATCTAATAGTAGAACATCGATCAAACATACAGATAATATATTATTATTTTATTAGAGTTCAGAACCATCATAGGCAGTGGTACATGTAATGAGGATATGTACGATTCACCCTGGAGCATAAATGGGTACGATGCATGCATTATAGTTAATCCAAAAGCGAAGACAATCTAACATGAGGTGCTTCAGTTTGGCTGAAGATAGGACCTCATGAggccatgacttgctgtgtcattgtACGTAATCACAAGAGACGACCAGCAGCAATGCAATCCGGGTACTCACGTCTGGAATGATTTTGTACGCTTATATTCACATAAATCCGAATGAAACTGCATCAAGAAATAAATTTCAGAAATGAGAAGCAACAGCAGTAGCGTAAGAAAAAAAATACATGTTACATATAGTAATATTACGTACAGTCTAATGGTACGAACAAATCATGGTAGTGTAGCTAAAACACAGGAAATTTAAATTGACTATGATGTCACTGCTAAAGAAGAATAAACAACATAAATGTCTAGTGAAAAAACAGAACAAAAGGAATTATCCTCAGAAAATACGTAGTATTACATAACACTTATTGAAGAAGAAAAAACTCTTATATGTAGTGTTATCTTAATCCATCTATGCCTAGCATAATGATTTTATAATATGCTAGTACAATAGTATAATAAATGACCTTGTATGGCTACAGAATGAAGTATGTTGTAAACAAAGCAGAAAACTGAGTGAAGTAAGTCATGATGACATATTATATAAGAAATCAGTAAAAAAAAAAGGCCAATGCTTGCCTACAATTGTAGTTGGAAAGTAACTTCACTTTTACGAAATTGGAATGTTGTAATTTCCAAATAACTCACTCCTTGAATATTGTCTCTTGAAAGAAACCTCTGTCCTGAACAGGAATGGTAGCAAAAATAAGTAAACATGAAAGAACAAGTCAACTCAAGATGCAGATGGGTAAAGCAAGATCATTCAGTAAAACTGAAATATGCATCAATCAAATGCTAATAGCCATATGACACAACCAGCAAGGTAAGAAATTGGGTAGTGGAGGAGCTCACCCAGAGTTTAGGCCTGCCGATCTGGCCTTATGGACCCTGGATGTGGAGAGAAAGCATACATGCTCTTCTCCTTGCTCCCACAACACCACAACAGAGTAGGGGTTGGAGATCAACTAATAAGCATGGAGAGATCCATTAATGCCAATCAACTAATAAAACACAACTAGAGCAGCACATGCATACATGGAGAGTATGAACATAAATAAAATCACCCGCGAATGAAAAAAAATAAATGACTTTGCTTCATCAATTTTCCTGCTGTTTCACCTTTTTTTCATGCCTCGATTTAATTATCGAGGGAATGAGACTATGATGAATAGTCGAGCACTAAAGTTTAACGCCAACAGCCTTCCACAAAGCAGATGAAGGTATacatctgtaacgccccggatgtaactttccatattcgtaactccaactcttgccttttccggagatgcgatatgatatttccttcgtggttgggcttTTGTTTTAGTTTTGcatttttgttcatgtcttgcatctcatctctttgcatcatttgcattgcatcatgtcgtcATCCAACCCttttttaaaactcatctaaataaaatcgtatggatcttcgatccatttaaatcgagggaaatgcacatggtgatttctctttataacatatcctcctaaaatttatggagctattataaatattccattaatttggaattcaccataacacaatcgcaaaatattccatgcctttgttatctcacttcttgacctTAAACTTTGTCCATAAATTTTTTCATCACTTTCCCGAGCTCCACCAAgatcctcaacatttttggacacttccaaaaacctagtcctagttcaaacccatttaaatttcaaatgagtttgaatttaatttcCTGCAATCATGTCCCCgccatttttcttggatcaagcttatTTCTGTGAGTCCAGGGAAATTATCCGTGTGTCCAACTTCTttccctaacctctctttcttttctttcttaatctccttttttttcttttctattaggAGTGAGAGAGAGCCCAGCAGGCCATCTAGGCCCATCCGCAGCCTAGCTCCTccatggcccaaggcccagccggcccctgcctatctaaccctagccccgaccccctcctctcgatctctccctctggcCGCCGCCTCCTGCTCGATCCCCATCTACGCTCGATCCCCATCTACTTTCCCTCGTTCactcgcctccctctcctccctcgcgccgccaccacGCTCAGGAGAGGAGCTCCTGCGCCCGATCCATGGCCTCTCTTGCTTCTCCTCGTCACCCTCTGGCTGCCGCCGCGACCGGACCTCCCCCGCGCCTTGCCTTCAACCTCAGCCTTCCGCACGCCTGGTCACCCACGCTGAAtccctcgtcgccggcctcccctACCCTGGCCAAGTGGGGGTTCGGTGCCTCATCGCCCGGATCCGGCCGTCTTCGCATCGTCCGTGCCCCTGCCCTCGCGCCTCCACGAGTCGTGCTCGTCGCGACCCCGCTTCCCCGCCTCCGGCGACCGTCGCTGCACCGCGCACCCCGGCAATCCTCCTGCTCCGCCGGCCTGGTccgcctcgtcgtcgtcctcccagCGCTACCTCGAGCTCGTCACCGCTTTGCTTTGCCTCCTGGCATGCAACAGCAGCGTCCACTTCGTCCCTCGTTGGCCTTCGACCCCTGCTCGACGCCAAGATCGCTACTCCATGTCCCCGTGGACGCCAAGTTCTTTTCGGAGACCTCTCCAAGACCAGGATACACCAAGACCTGTtcgtggatttcgtcaagttcgagcACCGCTAAACGAGGGTTTTTGCCTTGCTCATTTTGGATGCGCCAAGTTCCTCTTCGAAAGTACGTCTACATGGACAAGTACCGTAGCACCGAAGACTTTTGATGCGTCAAGTCCCTCTCCGACAATTGTTGGACTACCATCCCGTGCATtgcaccaagtaccacgacatcgCCGGCCCTACAAGTTCAACTACGGTTGCCGTGTACGACTacagtcgaccctcgaagaccccgtggaccccgaacatctacggatcatgaacaactacttcatctacgaaatgtgaaccactacttccactaccgtcgcgagaacgtctacttacactacttccactacaaactcgacccgctccgaaaatgcacgcttcgaaggtataacgacgagacgacgtccgtggaccaaatgcatgtgttgtatgagatgctcgagttttgcaccgtgatcgaattgatccttgcacgttcctcctcgtttgcaaTGCCGTCAACCCGTGGGaatccggtaaccgggatcaccccatcaccttttgcatgacacactcatccgcacacttctgtcttgcatcggtatctcaatcgagttaccgggaccggaatgttgccgtggcaccattttcgttgtcattgccgtggcacccctttcgttccaccacggcgacaaatgcttcataaaatTGATTAAAACTtgtgcatgtcatccgcatcatgataacaacatttaaaatgtttaaaattgttgtttgcattatattgctaaataacatgtggggatttaccgggattgttgtttcttgtttccggcctcacttaaacttgcctaaatagttagctcaattatgtttcaccttttgccatgtttaacaacatttaatattgttgtatacctaaacgagagcgaactaaataactcggatgtggtgtttcgtcaatatgcaactcgttgcatattgagctccacttaacttgtagtattgtttgttgcactttgccatgccatgcctcattaaaccggacatgcatcatacttgtttgtgcatcatgccatgtttatgcttgtgcatttaccatgttgtttgtttctttccggtgttgcttcttagttccggtaatgttgcgattgtgaggattcgttcgactactcccgttcgtcttcttcatggactcgttcttcttcctagcgggatttcaggcaagatgaccgctaccctggatctcactactatcattgctatgctagttgcttcgttctatcgctatgctgcgctacctatcatttgctcttcaagcctcccaaattgccatgaacctctaacctttgacaccattcctagcaaaccattgattggctatgttaccgctttgctcagccgctcttatagcgttgctagatgcaggtgaaattgaagattgctccatggtggacagggttatgttgggatatcacaatatctcttatgttataaatgcatctatatatttggtaaagggtggaaggctcggccttatgccaggtgttttgttccattcttgccgccctagtttccgtcataccggtgttatgttcccggattttgcattcctaacgcggtcgggtgatttatgggacccccctaacagttcgctttgaataagactcctccagcaaggcccaacattggttttaccatttgcctcacctattacctttttaccttgggagtcgcgcatcctaagggtcatctttattttagccccccgggccaatgcttgtctaagtgttggtccaaactagagccacttgcagcgccacctcggggaaacttgagggctggttctagttgtacgtactgctcatccggtcgtggcctgagacgagatacgcgcggctactatcaggatgtcagcacgccgggaggtcttgctggtcttgttttattactgtcgaaatgtcttgtagccgggattccgagactgatcgggtcttcccgggcagaaggaatatccttcgttgatcgcgagagcttatcatgggctaagttgggacacccctgcagggtataaactttcgagagtcgtgcccgcggttatgtggcagatgggaatttgttaatgtctggttgtagataacttgacaccagatccgaattaaaatccatcaaccgcgtgtgtagccatgatggtctcttctcggcggagtccgagaagtgaacacggtctttggattatgtttgacgtaagtaggagttcaggatcacctcttgatcattgctagcttcacgaccgttcctttgtttctcttctcgctctcatttgcgtatgttagccaccatatatgcttagccgctgctgcaacctcaccactttaccccttcctttccctttaagctttgctagtcttgatacccatggtaatgggattgctgagtccttgtggctcacagattactacaacaatagttgcaggtacaggttatgcgatgatcatgacgcgagagtgatgttgcttgttttggagtttcttcttctgcttcttcgatcaggggataggttccaggtcggcagcctgggctagcagcgtggatgtcgtttgagtttctgtttgtgtttcatccgtagtcggatggtgctcttatgtataatgatgttgtattcgtgtggcattgtatgccttatgtatgtatccctatctattatgtaattgttgatgtaatgatatccaccttgcaaaagcgtcttgaagatgcgcttctatccttggtgggactttcgagttcctttaggatagggtcgcatcttgggcgtgacaagttggtatcagagcctcgaccgaccataggagcccccttgtttgttggccgttgttgagtctagaagaaaactattttgagtcttaggattatatatatcggagagtaggattctttttactcctcagcccccttcgtcgctctggtgaggacttctgacgtagatgttttgtctttcctctcctcaaatttcactaaaaaaacttaggatcacgcgggtatcttggaatcgttctgatggttttgtgacgagaacattgttcttggtgcctcctgacatttaggggttgtggcagtgtcccggggagttgagctccgaggtgttgtcgtcacaattttatcgttgcagttctgaaatacctgagttttgccgacatcgaaaatctcttttgtacagttgttggtgagataaccccgataacccagtactgaggtgagtacgagagtattgccatagcttctataacggatgcttttcgaaggttgaggtacacgatttccaaaggtttcttggttatgtgttgacggatggatacagctggatgtaggtattgttagtttgggtgagatatattgcttcccctgtattcccaacaccagatagcataaccagaaagttttgggagttcataggtgggaattcaagtagcccctagaatatctttccgacagatgtatgatatgagattggggttcgacgtctagtggtccgcctatccacggttggttttacagtggtctcgctgtgtcttaaagaatccttggctatgccgattcggggacacttcgtatgtcatgtgcactaccttgcacatgatggtgctgtacgattgagcccgtgtgggccccaccacgaaaacttcggacgaaatctctatcatatgtttgttccggcttattttgcaagccaaatcctttgttttgttttaattgtggtattcgagttgcttcgaagtcaaatgttgattccatacctttcctaaacggtgttctcatattgctatgtgaatactaatcctttttgatcattgaggttgtcatgtcaattctttccaactggtgtgcttctcttcaagtggatccgatcatttcaacatttgtgagatc is drawn from Triticum dicoccoides isolate Atlit2015 ecotype Zavitan chromosome 4A, WEW_v2.0, whole genome shotgun sequence and contains these coding sequences:
- the LOC119284328 gene encoding RING-H2 finger protein ATL70-like, with product WAAMPRLLPNLVLRPAHLRRLSSWLLGACIGYPNDLGYADHHHHHHQGQYHDDHGLKELEEHCPAVRFDELSVSNVGTSAGTPIHPEGCVVCLSDFHGAARVRRPRGCQHVFHFGCLDRWAAHGHRTCPLCRAPFLPPFLLPMPFPTS